CCGCCTGCGCAAGATCGCCGATTCCTACGGCATCAATACGAATCATAAAGGCGTTGGACATCTCATTCGAGACCTCTCGGGCAAAGGCTCGATCACCGAAGAGCAGATCGCCGTCATCCGTGACCTGCTCGGATTGCTCAACCGCGCCATCCATGCCGACGATATCGATCTGACCTCGGCGCAATGGGCGGCGAACGAAGGGGCGGCGCTTCTGAACGGTCTTGATCGCCTTTCCGCTTCACGAGCGGAGCGGCGAGTCGAGACAAAGAAGACGGTGCGGCGTCCGACACGACCCGGTTAACGTCGGATCACATCTTCGCTATACGTCGCAGCGTGCCAGGCGAGAAGAAGGCTTCAAGAGCGGCGCCTTCATCAGAGAGCTCGACGACGGCCAGCGACGCCTTCTTGAGCTCAAAACGGGCGCAGGCAGCCGGCTGGTAGACAAAGCGACGATCTTCATCACGTCGGATGTTGTTCTCAATCATATGACCGAGGAACTCCCCCAGTTCGGGCTGATGGGTAACGACGGCGATACGCAGCTCATCGAGCGACCCTTCGTCGGCGGCAAGATCGTTCAGGGCCGAAACGTAGTCCTTCATCTCAGCACCAGGATTCAGCGCCGATACGGATCGGATGTCGCGACACTTCCAGACCCCGCTCAGCACCTCGGCCGTCTGCACCGAGCGAAGCGCCGATGACGTGAGGATGATATCTGGCGCAGGATACAGGGCGGCCATTCCGCGAGCGGCCCGCTTCGTCTTTTTGCGACCGTCGTCGGTCAGGGGCCGCCGCAGGTCGTCTTCGGTACTGTGTTGCAGCGCGCTTTCGGCGGCAAGCCCGTGACGGATCAAATAAAGAATCATACGCTTCCTTGCCCTGATCGAGTGCGACGACAATACCTTTTCGGCCGCAAAGATGACAGATGCGTGAAAAGAAAAGCCGCTCAGCAAGCGAGCGAGAGACATTTTTGGTTTGTCGGATAAATGCGCCAGGGCAGAATTCGCCATGCTGCGCCGCCTCTGGACCATCATCGATGA
This region of Leptonema illini DSM 21528 genomic DNA includes:
- a CDS encoding SixA phosphatase family protein, translated to MILYLIRHGLAAESALQHSTEDDLRRPLTDDGRKKTKRAARGMAALYPAPDIILTSSALRSVQTAEVLSGVWKCRDIRSVSALNPGAEMKDYVSALNDLAADEGSLDELRIAVVTHQPELGEFLGHMIENNIRRDEDRRFVYQPAACARFELKKASLAVVELSDEGAALEAFFSPGTLRRIAKM